A single window of Thalassoroseus pseudoceratinae DNA harbors:
- the dxr gene encoding 1-deoxy-D-xylulose-5-phosphate reductoisomerase, which yields MKQVAVLGSTGSIGTSCLDVLAAHASEMAPVALTAHRSWTELAQQTQQFRPRWAVLSDNDIREQVDRSAFHPETELLFGPESVERVASEADVDVVISGIVGAAGLRGTWAAVESGKTVGIANKETLVVAGPLVMRLAKQTGATLLPVDSEHSAIYQCLQSGRANEVRRVVLTASGGPFRGWAKEKLESVTVEMALNHPTWDMGPKITVDSATMINKALEVIEARWLFDLSRDQIGVVVHPQSIIHSFVEFVDGSVIAQLSPPDMKLPIQYALTYPERTDGVCPRMDWQSAMQLDLLPPDFEAFPGLELGFEVAERGGTCGSVLNAANEVAVARFLDGTLTFPQIPRACRAVLDAHTFDPSPKLSDLFRWDEWARKEMTRWHA from the coding sequence ATGAAGCAAGTTGCGGTCTTGGGGTCGACCGGTTCGATCGGGACGAGTTGTCTCGACGTGCTCGCGGCTCATGCGTCTGAAATGGCTCCGGTCGCGTTGACGGCTCATCGGAGTTGGACTGAACTTGCGCAGCAAACGCAGCAATTTCGCCCGCGTTGGGCCGTTCTGAGTGACAACGACATCCGTGAGCAAGTCGATCGCTCCGCATTCCACCCCGAGACCGAACTGTTATTCGGACCGGAATCCGTTGAACGAGTCGCCTCCGAAGCGGATGTGGATGTCGTGATCTCCGGCATTGTCGGTGCCGCGGGATTACGTGGGACCTGGGCGGCCGTCGAGAGTGGCAAAACCGTCGGCATTGCGAACAAGGAAACACTTGTTGTTGCCGGTCCGTTGGTCATGCGACTCGCCAAACAGACCGGTGCGACACTGCTGCCGGTTGATAGCGAACATTCCGCAATCTATCAGTGCCTGCAATCTGGACGAGCCAACGAAGTCCGCCGGGTCGTGCTGACCGCGAGTGGCGGACCGTTTCGCGGTTGGGCGAAAGAGAAGCTGGAATCGGTCACCGTCGAGATGGCGCTGAACCATCCGACTTGGGACATGGGCCCAAAAATCACCGTGGATTCCGCCACGATGATCAACAAAGCTCTGGAAGTGATCGAAGCTCGTTGGCTGTTTGATCTGTCACGGGACCAGATTGGCGTGGTGGTGCATCCGCAGTCGATCATTCACTCGTTCGTGGAATTTGTCGACGGGTCGGTGATTGCCCAGTTGTCGCCGCCCGATATGAAGCTACCAATTCAATATGCGCTCACGTACCCGGAACGGACGGACGGCGTGTGTCCGCGGATGGATTGGCAATCCGCAATGCAACTCGATTTGTTGCCGCCCGATTTCGAGGCGTTTCCCGGTTTGGAATTAGGATTTGAAGTGGCCGAGCGTGGGGGAACCTGCGGTTCGGTATTAAATGCGGCCAATGAAGTGGCGGTCGCCCGGTTTTTGGATGGAACACTCACTTTTCCACAGATCCCCCGCGCTTGCCGTGCGGTTTTGGATGCTCATACGTTCGATCCCTCCCCGAAACTGTCGGACTTGTTCCGCTGGGACGAATGGGCTCGTAAGGAGATGACTCGTTGGCACGCTTGA
- a CDS encoding site-2 protease family protein, translated as MARLKSRTGRLLPVLTLAPLGLIIPAFLMPAAISLGSIVSFLYVALGLGLVIFFHELGHFAVAKWCDVKVERFSIGFGPILWSTKRGETEYALSIIPFGGYVKMLGQDDMDPSQMSNEEIAEDPRSYSAKSVPQRMAIISAGVIMNIITGMLFFAIAFNSGVQMTPSVIGGVQPGKPAWNAGLEYGDRITRINDRKVESFSDLMRGVALTSGDLEIAGVKRDGSDFEFTLTPDVSGTKRMIGAAPMYASLRVTDVEDPEDLVVEPGTPAADVKNGFQRRDVIRKAAIAGEEPQAFETIANLQAWLAEPQVRSQAVDFYVERFDEDGNGTMVEEPITVKPESFRTLGLWMDITQIVDIVDGSPAEKAGFKVGDKITHVNGKAVGTEIDPMRLPDYFHALRNSEAPTDPPDDWEPGTVEVVVNRSPDEGGAEDVVLKVRPSDHPGWTDLMLRGAVLAPGLPATIPSIGIAYNAIPVVLHVEPGSPADKAGLKKGERIKQLALIADPDLPADRFGDRLEPIQFDKTENWAYAFRLIQGVPTRSVKLTVSDDQGQVRNVELVPVASKDWFQPSDRGVKLGGLSEIQKADSFAGAIGMGVDYTKNSAIDIYLTLRSLFSGDISPKELHGPVGIAEMGYTVAKQGINQLLLFLGFLSVNLAVVNFLPIPVLDGGHMVFLIWEGVTRSKPSERVLQTAQLLGFLFIVGLMLFVLYLDLFVHSNPG; from the coding sequence TTGGCACGCTTGAAATCACGCACCGGACGGTTGCTTCCGGTTCTCACGCTGGCTCCGTTGGGGCTGATCATTCCCGCTTTTCTGATGCCGGCGGCGATCTCGCTGGGGTCGATCGTCAGTTTTCTGTACGTGGCACTCGGGCTGGGGTTGGTGATCTTCTTTCACGAATTGGGCCACTTTGCGGTTGCGAAGTGGTGCGATGTGAAAGTCGAACGCTTTAGCATCGGCTTTGGTCCGATTCTCTGGAGCACCAAACGTGGGGAGACCGAATACGCATTGTCGATCATTCCATTCGGCGGATATGTGAAGATGCTCGGCCAAGACGATATGGACCCGAGCCAGATGTCGAACGAGGAGATCGCCGAAGACCCGCGTTCGTATTCGGCGAAGTCAGTGCCACAACGGATGGCAATTATTTCTGCCGGTGTGATCATGAACATCATCACCGGGATGCTGTTCTTCGCGATTGCATTCAACTCCGGCGTGCAAATGACGCCTAGTGTGATTGGCGGAGTGCAACCCGGGAAACCGGCGTGGAATGCCGGACTGGAATACGGCGACCGCATCACCCGGATCAACGACCGTAAAGTCGAGTCCTTCAGTGATCTGATGCGAGGGGTCGCCTTGACGAGCGGTGATTTGGAAATCGCCGGTGTCAAACGGGACGGCAGCGATTTTGAGTTCACGTTGACACCCGATGTGTCCGGCACGAAACGAATGATCGGTGCCGCTCCAATGTATGCAAGCCTTCGGGTGACGGACGTTGAAGACCCTGAGGATTTGGTCGTCGAACCCGGCACGCCAGCGGCAGACGTGAAAAACGGATTCCAACGTCGTGACGTCATTCGCAAGGCCGCCATCGCGGGAGAAGAACCACAGGCGTTCGAGACGATTGCGAATCTTCAAGCATGGCTGGCGGAACCGCAAGTCCGGTCCCAGGCCGTTGATTTCTACGTCGAACGCTTCGACGAAGACGGCAATGGCACGATGGTTGAAGAACCGATCACTGTGAAACCAGAGTCGTTCCGAACCCTTGGCCTCTGGATGGATATCACACAAATCGTCGATATCGTGGACGGCTCTCCTGCGGAGAAAGCCGGTTTCAAAGTCGGTGACAAGATCACCCACGTCAACGGAAAAGCTGTCGGCACCGAGATCGATCCGATGCGGCTACCGGACTATTTCCATGCGTTGCGAAACAGTGAAGCTCCCACAGATCCGCCCGACGATTGGGAACCGGGGACCGTTGAGGTTGTTGTGAACCGTTCCCCCGACGAAGGCGGTGCGGAAGACGTTGTATTGAAAGTTCGTCCGAGTGATCATCCGGGCTGGACGGATTTGATGCTGCGTGGTGCGGTCCTTGCTCCGGGACTGCCTGCGACGATTCCGTCGATCGGTATCGCCTACAACGCGATCCCGGTCGTGCTGCACGTCGAACCGGGCAGCCCTGCCGATAAAGCGGGTTTGAAAAAGGGGGAACGAATCAAGCAGTTGGCCCTCATTGCCGATCCCGATTTGCCTGCGGATCGATTTGGTGACAGACTCGAACCCATTCAATTTGACAAAACCGAGAATTGGGCCTACGCCTTTCGGTTGATACAAGGAGTTCCGACGCGGAGCGTCAAGTTGACCGTCAGCGACGACCAAGGCCAAGTTCGCAATGTGGAATTGGTGCCCGTTGCGTCGAAAGACTGGTTTCAACCAAGTGATCGAGGAGTAAAGCTCGGAGGGCTTTCCGAGATTCAAAAAGCTGATAGCTTCGCCGGAGCGATCGGCATGGGAGTCGATTATACGAAGAACTCCGCCATCGACATCTACCTCACCTTGAGAAGCCTGTTTAGCGGAGACATTTCACCGAAAGAACTTCACGGCCCAGTCGGGATTGCCGAAATGGGTTACACGGTCGCCAAGCAAGGGATCAATCAACTCTTATTGTTCCTGGGTTTCTTGAGCGTGAACCTGGCGGTTGTCAATTTCCTGCCAATCCCAGTGCTCGATGGCGGACACATGGTGTTCTTGATCTGGGAAGGGGTCACTCGCAGCAAACCCAGTGAACGGGTTTTGCAAACGGCTCAATTGCTTGGATTCCTGTTCATTGTGGGGTTGATGCTCTTCGTGCTCTACTTGGATCTCTTCGTGCATTCCAACCCCGGCTAG